A genomic window from Deltaproteobacteria bacterium includes:
- the hemC gene encoding hydroxymethylbilane synthase, protein MFSRLRIGTRGSQLALWQANYIAASLGGEHEIIVIKTTGDNYPDATLDATTGIGIFTKEIEYALLSNQIDVAVHSFKDLPLIQPAGLKVAAIPPRGPVNDIIVTRHDCLAENQHWSLKQHAKIGTSSPRRRAQLYYKRLDLQLIDLRGNITSRINRVFNGELDAVVVAAAGINRLQLQNDIVNNSGLIISLPLNEFLPAPAQGALALEIRADDTNTKTRLEKLHDPITALAINSERALLACLGGGCQLPLGAYCNFANANLHLHAALANTECTRCYHAKASAATIKEVVELVYDSLSHVNA, encoded by the coding sequence ATGTTTTCTCGTTTACGCATAGGTACTCGTGGCTCTCAGCTTGCACTATGGCAAGCAAACTATATTGCTGCGTCTCTTGGTGGTGAGCATGAAATTATTGTCATAAAAACTACGGGTGATAACTATCCTGACGCAACATTAGATGCAACAACTGGTATTGGAATCTTTACTAAAGAAATTGAATATGCGTTGCTAAGCAATCAAATCGATGTTGCTGTACATTCATTTAAAGACTTACCGCTGATACAGCCTGCTGGTCTTAAAGTTGCGGCAATACCACCGCGTGGACCAGTCAATGATATCATCGTCACTCGTCACGATTGCCTAGCAGAAAATCAGCATTGGTCGCTTAAACAACATGCCAAAATCGGTACTAGTTCGCCACGTCGCCGTGCCCAGCTATATTATAAACGGCTAGATCTGCAACTTATTGATCTGCGTGGCAATATAACCTCGCGAATAAATCGCGTCTTTAACGGTGAGCTTGACGCTGTTGTAGTTGCTGCTGCTGGTATTAATCGTTTACAACTACAAAACGATATTGTAAATAATTCTGGTTTAATTATTTCATTACCGCTAAATGAATTTCTGCCCGCCCCTGCTCAAGGCGCACTTGCTCTTGAAATACGTGCTGATGATACGAACACAAAAACGCGCTTAGAAAAATTGCACGACCCAATAACTGCATTAGCCATAAATTCCGAACGTGCTTTGTTGGCTTGCCTAGGTGGTGGTTGCCAATTACCCCTTGGAGCTTATTGCAATTTTGCAAATGCAAATTTGCATTTGCATGCGGCATTAGCAAATACTGAATGTACTCGTTGTTACCATGCAAAAGCAAGTGCTGCTACGATTAAAGAAGTTGTTGAACTAGTTTATGATTCGTTAAGTCATGTGAATGCATAA
- a CDS encoding rhomboid family intramembrane serine protease, with protein sequence MVENNSNDADEKILMHLLASHDSLWISQCNAALQAEGIEYNWCKYANEINTPNDIYDIMVLDVEPADALNIIEILSEQLGEDISKKQRVRSPAEWVPLFLQPDFAFALCLALLLIAGSIITLDVTRASSFFQRGALLAGSLSDGQWWRLITAATLHADYQHAISNASFMLVLAWAASERLGPGVTLFYWLITAITGFIVGYLFSDINATVGASGGLFGLLGATGGNGLRGRFEISFAWRERMRIGGAAVLLLAFTAFNPESNIKAHVSGFISGLVVGFIAPVNKRANWLIQLIAGVASMAVVIFAWVCAR encoded by the coding sequence GTGGTAGAAAATAATTCAAATGATGCTGATGAGAAAATATTAATGCATTTGCTCGCGAGTCACGATTCATTATGGATATCTCAATGCAATGCGGCATTGCAGGCAGAAGGCATTGAATATAATTGGTGTAAATATGCCAATGAAATAAATACACCTAACGATATATATGATATAATGGTGCTCGATGTAGAACCCGCAGATGCATTGAATATTATTGAAATATTATCCGAACAGTTAGGCGAAGATATCTCAAAAAAACAAAGGGTGCGCTCACCAGCCGAATGGGTGCCTTTATTCTTGCAACCCGATTTCGCTTTTGCCTTGTGTTTAGCTTTGCTGCTAATCGCAGGCAGTATTATCACTCTTGATGTGACAAGAGCGAGCAGTTTTTTTCAGCGTGGTGCTTTGCTCGCCGGTTCTTTGTCAGATGGTCAATGGTGGCGTTTAATTACTGCTGCAACTCTACATGCTGATTATCAACACGCCATTAGTAACGCTAGCTTTATGCTGGTGCTGGCTTGGGCAGCTAGTGAGCGTTTGGGTCCTGGAGTTACTTTATTCTATTGGCTTATCACTGCAATCACTGGTTTTATCGTCGGCTATTTATTTTCTGACATAAACGCAACAGTTGGGGCATCTGGGGGCCTATTTGGATTATTAGGCGCTACTGGTGGTAATGGTTTGCGTGGCCGCTTTGAAATATCTTTCGCATGGCGTGAAAGAATGCGCATTGGTGGTGCGGCGGTACTATTATTAGCATTTACCGCGTTTAATCCAGAATCAAATATAAAAGCGCATGTTAGTGGGTTTATTTCTGGTCTTGTTGTTGGATTTATAGCTCCAGTTAATAAACGTGCGAACTGGTTGATACAATTGATTGCTGGCGTAGCTTCAATGGCAGTAGTGATATTTGCTTGGGTATGTGCGAGATGA
- the queF gene encoding NADPH-dependent 7-cyano-7-deazaguanine reductase QueF: MPTQPSKDLQTFVNPAPERDYEIRFETNELTCLCPMTGQPDFATLRINYIPDKLCVELKSLKLYIWSFRDEGHFHEALTNLILDDLVKLLHPRKMIVESAFNIRGGITTTVIATHQA, from the coding sequence ATGCCTACCCAGCCATCAAAAGATTTGCAGACATTTGTTAACCCCGCGCCAGAGCGCGATTACGAAATTCGTTTTGAAACCAATGAACTTACTTGTCTTTGTCCGATGACTGGTCAGCCGGATTTCGCAACTCTACGCATCAATTATATACCTGATAAATTATGCGTCGAGCTAAAAAGTCTCAAGCTATACATTTGGTCATTTCGCGATGAAGGCCATTTTCATGAGGCTTTAACCAATCTTATTCTTGATGATTTAGTTAAATTGCTACACCCACGAAAAATGATAGTAGAAAGTGCCTTTAATATTCGCGGTGGTATCACCACAACCGTAATTGCCACTCATCAGGCTTAA
- a CDS encoding M23 family metallopeptidase: MRQMLLSIFTAIAIVACAQPREKLAWPFPPAPPKSIPHNSPTDPPKNKAAMGGVMHETDEIDGELDNNNLANTSSDSQTDATPNFQWPMIVTTITSLFGNRIDPIDGKHRFHSGIDIDGKYGTLIRAAASGTIVFTGWDHGHGRKVVIKHAAGFSTSYSHLAQTIALPGTHVKAGEVIGQLGNSGRSTGSHLHFEVRRWNVLLDPLDVLASPAK; encoded by the coding sequence ATGCGTCAAATGCTTTTATCCATATTCACTGCTATTGCAATAGTAGCCTGTGCCCAACCACGCGAAAAATTAGCTTGGCCATTTCCACCTGCACCACCAAAATCAATCCCTCATAATTCACCAACAGATCCGCCAAAAAACAAAGCTGCTATGGGCGGTGTTATGCATGAAACAGATGAAATTGATGGTGAACTTGATAATAATAATCTTGCTAATACATCAAGTGATTCTCAAACTGACGCTACTCCAAATTTTCAATGGCCAATGATAGTAACTACTATTACTAGTCTTTTCGGCAACCGTATAGATCCCATCGACGGTAAACATCGCTTTCACAGCGGTATAGATATTGACGGCAAATATGGCACATTGATTCGCGCTGCTGCATCTGGAACAATAGTCTTTACTGGTTGGGATCATGGACATGGAAGAAAAGTAGTCATTAAACATGCAGCAGGTTTTAGCACGAGTTATTCTCATCTTGCCCAAACCATCGCTTTACCCGGCACTCATGTAAAAGCTGGCGAAGTAATTGGTCAACTTGGCAATAGTGGCCGCAGCACTGGCTCACATTTGCATTTCG
- a CDS encoding serine hydroxymethyltransferase, whose amino-acid sequence MCADLKLSDPEVFALIKAEELYQSDTIRLIASENYVSKAVLEASGSVFANKYSEGYAGARFYQGQKNIDGIEELAIERAKALFGAEHANVQPYSGSPANLAVYLAFLKPGDTILGLDLSHGGHLTHGSKASISGKYFNAVHYKLSPDTGLIDYDEIRRLALEHSPKILIAGHSAYPRQLDFARFREIANEAKCLLLVDMSHFAGLVAGGVHSNPVPYADVVTTTTHKTLRGPRGAMILCKQEHAKAINRAVFPGVQGGPHNQTTAAIAVALKEAQSPEFAVYAKHVVENAKVLAQELIILGYQLATGGTDNHLLLVDLRNKDVGGKPAAIAMERAGLVLNYNTVPGETRKPSDPSGLRIGTPSVTSRGFGASEMKQIAAWLDEALQHREDEAALDRIAAEVKNLCSHFSVPGITN is encoded by the coding sequence ATGTGCGCAGATTTAAAGTTAAGCGATCCTGAAGTGTTTGCTTTGATTAAGGCTGAAGAATTATATCAAAGTGATACTATCCGGCTTATTGCTAGTGAGAATTACGTTTCAAAAGCAGTACTTGAAGCCTCAGGCTCGGTTTTCGCCAATAAATACTCAGAAGGTTATGCTGGCGCACGTTTTTATCAAGGACAAAAAAACATTGATGGTATTGAAGAATTAGCAATTGAGCGTGCCAAAGCCTTGTTTGGCGCTGAGCATGCTAACGTGCAGCCATATTCCGGTTCTCCGGCTAATTTAGCGGTTTATTTAGCCTTTTTAAAACCGGGAGATACTATTTTAGGTCTTGATTTAAGTCATGGTGGCCACCTCACCCACGGCTCTAAGGCAAGCATTTCTGGTAAATATTTTAATGCTGTGCATTATAAACTAAGTCCTGACACTGGTTTGATCGACTACGATGAAATTAGACGTCTGGCACTTGAGCACTCACCTAAGATATTAATTGCCGGCCATTCGGCTTATCCTCGCCAACTTGACTTTGCCCGTTTTCGCGAAATTGCTAATGAAGCAAAATGCTTGCTTTTAGTTGATATGAGTCACTTTGCTGGTTTGGTTGCTGGTGGGGTACATTCTAATCCGGTGCCCTATGCTGATGTAGTTACTACGACTACTCATAAAACTTTACGCGGTCCACGTGGGGCAATGATTTTATGCAAGCAAGAACACGCCAAGGCTATTAATCGTGCGGTATTCCCTGGGGTGCAAGGGGGGCCACATAACCAAACTACCGCCGCAATAGCAGTAGCATTAAAAGAAGCCCAATCACCAGAATTTGCCGTTTACGCTAAGCACGTTGTAGAAAATGCAAAAGTTTTAGCGCAAGAGTTGATTATCCTTGGCTATCAATTAGCAACTGGTGGCACTGACAATCATTTATTGTTAGTAGATCTGCGCAATAAAGATGTAGGCGGAAAACCTGCAGCCATAGCTATGGAGCGCGCTGGTTTGGTACTCAATTACAATACCGTACCAGGAGAAACCCGTAAACCTAGCGATCCAAGTGGGTTACGCATTGGTACACCATCTGTTACAAGTCGCGGGTTTGGCGCTTCTGAAATGAAGCAGATAGCAGCTTGGTTAGATGAAGCATTGCAGCATCGTGAAGATGAAGCGGCGCTTGACCGTATTGCTGCCGAAGTAAAAAATTTATGTTCGCACTTTAGCGTGCCAGGGATTACAAATTAG
- the tadA gene encoding tRNA adenosine(34) deaminase TadA: MQMNNNKKWMIEALALARAAAVNGEVPVGALVVCDNVVVGSGNNRREIDNDPLAHAEIFALRQAAANLGRWRLFGCTLYVTLEPCPMCAGAVVNARVDRVVFGAADPRAGAAGSIYNIIADPRLNHRAEIVAGVMAEESALLLREFFFARRSKVLNEEHD; encoded by the coding sequence ATGCAGATGAATAATAATAAAAAATGGATGATTGAAGCATTGGCATTAGCTCGCGCTGCCGCGGTTAATGGTGAAGTACCAGTTGGAGCCTTAGTGGTGTGTGATAATGTAGTGGTAGGAAGTGGCAATAATCGAAGAGAGATCGATAATGACCCTTTAGCGCATGCTGAGATTTTTGCATTGCGGCAAGCGGCGGCAAATCTTGGACGTTGGCGATTATTTGGATGCACTTTATATGTAACGCTTGAGCCGTGCCCAATGTGTGCTGGTGCTGTGGTTAATGCCCGTGTTGATCGTGTGGTTTTTGGTGCTGCTGATCCGCGAGCAGGCGCTGCGGGCAGTATCTATAATATAATTGCTGATCCGCGTTTGAATCATCGTGCTGAGATAGTTGCGGGAGTTATGGCAGAAGAGAGCGCTTTGTTGCTTAGAGAATTTTTCTTTGCAAGGCGAAGTAAAGTTCTTAATGAAGAACACGATTAG
- a CDS encoding penicillin-insensitive murein endopeptidase, with translation MRKPLIAVVAAGLFFASQVSCSTISGYFVTQKPSAASKSIADKSAVNDNPDNTNNPATNNATDIKTVESINHQATLDKAEDNSSLPITATSLLDDNSNEVNEICDNDECVNESTNEVVENDTNSNAHRFIYTDDISDTELAQYFVDSLEDLGSISVGFPGEGRVINSMQLLSGDGFYVVAPDFAWGTKETIEYIKIVGHDLVAKFGELGKLRVNHIGKKDGGYIRPHRSHQSGRDVDIGLYYQGGQRPEGSRKYWLKKIDPALNWQLVHTLITNTDVQLILVDRAIQKVLINYALQQGVDRAWLDSIFSGPNPIIKHARRHRDHFHVRFYNARAQELGYRVQPLLASRPDENKLIYKVRSGDTLSTIARKYNSTVRMIQNANGMRSTFLRVARVLVVPMRGPCTKCPLPSTIVLPARRLPPVEENKPADGQNAKEPSDKKAPDSSETPKTPDPNITQLTPPVALNFIFQH, from the coding sequence ATGCGAAAACCGTTAATAGCTGTGGTTGCCGCTGGTTTATTTTTTGCAAGCCAAGTTTCATGTAGTACTATTAGTGGCTATTTCGTTACTCAAAAACCATCTGCTGCTTCTAAGTCAATTGCCGATAAATCTGCAGTTAATGATAACCCTGATAATACGAATAACCCAGCGACAAATAATGCAACTGATATAAAAACTGTAGAATCTATTAACCATCAGGCAACTCTCGATAAAGCTGAAGACAACTCTTCTTTGCCAATAACCGCGACATCGTTACTAGATGATAACTCTAATGAAGTTAATGAGATCTGCGATAATGACGAATGTGTAAATGAAAGCACTAATGAAGTAGTTGAGAATGATACTAACAGTAACGCCCATAGATTTATTTACACTGATGATATTTCAGATACCGAACTTGCTCAGTATTTCGTTGATTCATTAGAAGACCTTGGTTCAATTTCAGTAGGATTCCCTGGTGAAGGTAGAGTTATTAATAGCATGCAATTACTGTCAGGAGATGGCTTTTATGTGGTAGCACCAGACTTCGCATGGGGGACTAAAGAAACTATTGAGTATATTAAAATAGTTGGGCATGATTTAGTTGCAAAGTTTGGTGAATTAGGCAAATTGCGTGTAAATCACATAGGCAAAAAGGATGGCGGTTACATTCGACCTCATCGCAGCCATCAATCAGGTCGTGATGTTGATATAGGTTTGTATTACCAAGGTGGCCAAAGACCAGAGGGTTCACGTAAATACTGGCTAAAAAAGATTGATCCTGCTTTAAACTGGCAGCTCGTGCATACATTAATTACTAATACCGATGTACAATTAATCCTAGTTGACCGAGCAATTCAAAAAGTTTTAATCAACTATGCACTGCAACAAGGTGTAGATCGTGCTTGGTTAGATTCGATTTTTTCAGGGCCTAATCCGATTATAAAACATGCTCGTAGACATCGTGATCATTTTCATGTGCGGTTTTATAATGCACGCGCTCAAGAATTGGGGTACCGGGTTCAACCATTATTGGCAAGTCGTCCTGATGAAAACAAATTAATTTATAAAGTACGTAGTGGTGATACCTTAAGTACCATCGCCCGCAAATATAATAGTACGGTGCGAATGATTCAAAATGCTAATGGCATGCGTTCAACATTTTTACGCGTTGCGCGAGTTTTAGTAGTACCGATGCGCGGACCTTGTACCAAATGTCCATTACCCTCTACAATAGTGCTTCCAGCTCGACGGCTTCCACCAGTAGAAGAAAATAAGCCTGCTGATGGAC